The Caldisericum exile AZM16c01 region CAGTAAATAATGTTGGAAAAGTAATTTCAGGTAAATCGGTAGATCTAATTTTGGAAAATATCTTATTAAAAGTAAACGACAAATTAACTCTAACTACGACAAATCTTGAACAGGCAATGGAATATGCACTTGAAGTTGAAATTTTAGAGAATGGATTAGAGACAAGCACTATTCTTCCTTATGATATTCTAAGGGATATTACGCCAAAGTTTAAAGGTGAATACATCGAGTTGGAAATAAAAGAAAAGAAGGCAGTAATAAAAGAAGACAGCGGAGAGTTTACACTTCATACATTTAATCCTGAGGCATTTGCAATTATCCCAGAGGTAAGTTCAGAACTAAAATTTTCACTTTCATTTGGAACACTTAAGGAACTTATTGAGAATACTATCTTTGCTGCATCTAAAAAGGAAGAAAGTAGACGGGAATTTAAAGGAGTCTATTTTGATATAAAAGATGATTATGTAAATTTGGTTGCAACAGATAGCACTGCACTTGCTTTAAATAAAATCAAAGAGGCTGGACTTCCAAAAACAAGTTTTATTGTACCCTGGAAAGCACTTGATATCTTAACACACTTATCATATGAAGATAATACACCCGTTCAAATTGAGGTTACAGAATCTAATATTAAATTTTCTCTCCCAAATTTATCTCTTATAAGCCTTTTAATTAATGGACAGTTTCCACAGTATGAAAGCGTAATTCCAGGGGAAGCTGAGTTTTACGGAAAAGTTGCAAAGAATGTCCTTATGGATGCACTTGATATTATTGAAGTATTTGCTAAGAAAGGAACAGGAAGGATTATATTTACATTCTCACATGGGAATCTCATTATTGAGTCAAGTTCTTCTGAGATTGGGCAAGGCAAAAAGGTAATTCCTTGCGAAACGAACGCTGAAGTATCGCTACAGTTTTATGCTGAAAAAATTATTGATGGAATTGAACATGTTAAAGACCAGACTGTTTTCTTTGGGATTCAGGGTCCGATACATCCTGTTTTAGTAAAAGGCACTGATTCTGAAGATTATCTTTATGTAATAATGCCTCAGAAGCCGATTGAATGATAATTGAAAGTTTACTTTTGCAGAATTTTAGAAGGTTTAAGGAGGAAAGATTTAACTTTGATAGTGGTTTTAACATTATTATTGGAAAAAATGGAAGCGGTAAAACAACTTTACTTGAAGCAATATATTTACTTTCGACAGGAAAAAGTTTTGTAACGAATGCTGTGCAAAATTGCGTAAACGTAAATGATGATTATTTTTTTATTGAAGGAATTTTTAATAAAGTTTCAGGAGCAGACGCAAATCCAAATACTCTTTCAATCCTCTTTAGTAGGGATAAAAAAATTGTTCATCTAAACAAAAGAAAGGTTAAAGCACTTTCTGAAATTATCGGAAAATTTCCCGTAATTGTAACAGACTATGCTCTTGTTGAACTTGTTAAAGATGGACCATCAAAGAGAAGGGATTTTATAAACCACGTATTAACATTTACTGATGAGGATTACTACAAGAATGTTTTAAGATATTACTCTTTTCTTGAGAGAAGAAATGAATATCTTAAAAATGGTAATTTCACAATGGATTTACTTATATTTTTATCCCAGGAGATCTATGATTATGGGAGAAAAATTAGGGAAAAGAGAGAAAAGATAATAAATGACTTTAATGAAAGAATTAGAAATATATTTTACACCATATTTGAAAAGGAATCTAATTTAACGATAATTTATCGTCCCTCAAAACTTGAAAAACTCCTTGATACAGATTCACTGACCGATGAGGTAAATAAAAAAAGAACACTCTATGGTATTCATCTTGATGAGATAGAAATTTTTGATGGAGAAATAAATTTAAGAGAATTTGCCTCATTAGGAGAGGCATACAGTATAGGTTTTATTTTGAAACTCATCGAAAGTGAATTAATTGAGCGTTATAAAGGCACTGCACCCATACTTCTTCTCGATGACTTTTTTTCTCATCTTGATGAAGTGAAAAGGGATAAAATATTAAACTATATAAAGAATAATCAGGTTATACTTACATCCGTTAGCATTGACGATGTTTCAAAAAAGATTCTTGATAGTGCAAATATCATAACACTTGAGAATGGTTCAAATGGAAACAATTAAAAGAGGTATTGACGATTTTTTTGAGAGGAGAGGACTTCTAAAAAAGATTAAAGGATTTTATCCTGTAGTGAAATGGGGCGAAATTGTTGGAGAACAACTTGCAAGATACACTCGCCCCTTAAAATATCAGGATGAGACTATTTTTATTGGCGTAAGTTCACCGCTTTTTAAGAGAGAACTTGAAAGAATGAAAGACGATTTGATAAGGATGATAAAGGAAAAAAGTGGTGAAGATACACCTGTTAAGTATTTAAATTTTAGGCTCATTCCGTTTGGAGAAGAAAAAATAAAGGCAAAAAAGAAGTTAAAGAACATTGTTGAAAATGTCGAAGTTGAGTTGGATAAGACTGATTATGATTGGATAGATTCGCTTTTATTGTGTTTTAAAGGTGATGATAAGTTGAAAGAATCTTTTAGAAATGTCCTTATCGCATATAGAATTGCCGAGAAAAAAATGGAGAAACTTGGCTATAAAAGGTGCGCTAAATGTGGTGCTCTTTTTAAAGGTCGTGGAAAACTCTGTCCCGTATGTGAAATTGAAGATAAAAAAAGGTAAAAATTTGTCTCTTCCGATTTCCGTTTTTCGTCATTCCGAAGCCGAAGGCGATGAATACCTAATTTGGA contains the following coding sequences:
- the dnaN gene encoding DNA polymerase III subunit beta, which translates into the protein MRIKAKTSELTKAVNNVGKVISGKSVDLILENILLKVNDKLTLTTTNLEQAMEYALEVEILENGLETSTILPYDILRDITPKFKGEYIELEIKEKKAVIKEDSGEFTLHTFNPEAFAIIPEVSSELKFSLSFGTLKELIENTIFAASKKEESRREFKGVYFDIKDDYVNLVATDSTALALNKIKEAGLPKTSFIVPWKALDILTHLSYEDNTPVQIEVTESNIKFSLPNLSLISLLINGQFPQYESVIPGEAEFYGKVAKNVLMDALDIIEVFAKKGTGRIIFTFSHGNLIIESSSSEIGQGKKVIPCETNAEVSLQFYAEKIIDGIEHVKDQTVFFGIQGPIHPVLVKGTDSEDYLYVIMPQKPIE
- the recF gene encoding DNA replication/repair protein RecF (All proteins in this family for which functions are known are DNA-binding proteins that assist the filamentation of RecA onto DNA for the initiation of recombination or recombinational repair.), yielding MIIESLLLQNFRRFKEERFNFDSGFNIIIGKNGSGKTTLLEAIYLLSTGKSFVTNAVQNCVNVNDDYFFIEGIFNKVSGADANPNTLSILFSRDKKIVHLNKRKVKALSEIIGKFPVIVTDYALVELVKDGPSKRRDFINHVLTFTDEDYYKNVLRYYSFLERRNEYLKNGNFTMDLLIFLSQEIYDYGRKIREKREKIINDFNERIRNIFYTIFEKESNLTIIYRPSKLEKLLDTDSLTDEVNKKRTLYGIHLDEIEIFDGEINLREFASLGEAYSIGFILKLIESELIERYKGTAPILLLDDFFSHLDEVKRDKILNYIKNNQVILTSVSIDDVSKKILDSANIITLENGSNGNN
- a CDS encoding DUF721 domain-containing protein, producing the protein METIKRGIDDFFERRGLLKKIKGFYPVVKWGEIVGEQLARYTRPLKYQDETIFIGVSSPLFKRELERMKDDLIRMIKEKSGEDTPVKYLNFRLIPFGEEKIKAKKKLKNIVENVEVELDKTDYDWIDSLLLCFKGDDKLKESFRNVLIAYRIAEKKMEKLGYKRCAKCGALFKGRGKLCPVCEIEDKKR